Proteins encoded in a region of the bacterium genome:
- a CDS encoding SRPBCC family protein, with protein sequence MSTDGIEKRILLHAPRARVWRALADSTEFGRWFGMRFDGPFAPGASVRGAIVPTTVNAEIATAQKEYEGLPFDIMIEQMEPERLFSFRWHPFAVERDVDYSTEPTTLVTFSLEDAADGVLLTVTESGFDRIPLARRAKAFSANEGGWGMVVKLIEGYLAQAP encoded by the coding sequence ATGAGCACCGACGGCATCGAGAAGCGCATTCTGCTGCACGCGCCGCGGGCACGGGTCTGGCGTGCGCTTGCCGACTCCACTGAGTTCGGACGTTGGTTCGGCATGCGGTTCGATGGCCCGTTTGCGCCGGGCGCGTCCGTGCGCGGCGCGATCGTTCCCACGACGGTGAATGCCGAGATCGCCACGGCCCAGAAGGAATATGAAGGTCTCCCGTTCGACATTATGATCGAGCAGATGGAACCCGAGCGGCTGTTCTCGTTCCGGTGGCACCCTTTCGCCGTTGAACGCGACGTTGACTATTCCACCGAACCGACGACGCTCGTCACCTTCTCGCTGGAAGATGCGGCGGACGGCGTGCTACTGACCGTTACCGAGTCGGGCTTCGATCGAATCCCGCTCGCGCGCCGGGCGAAGGCGTTCTCGGCAAACGAGGGAGGTTGGGGCATGGTCGTGAAGCTGATCGAGGGGTACCTTGCCCAAGCACCGTAG
- a CDS encoding metalloregulator ArsR/SmtB family transcription factor — translation MATPTGSARLFAALGDETRLQLVARLCDGGPMSITGLTGGFNVTRQAITKHLRVMKEAGLVRSRRHGRENVWRLSTQRLADARHYLDLISTQWDDALGRSREFVEK, via the coding sequence GTGGCGACGCCGACGGGCTCTGCACGCCTTTTCGCAGCGTTGGGCGACGAGACCCGCTTACAGCTCGTCGCCCGTCTCTGTGACGGCGGACCGATGTCCATCACCGGGCTCACCGGGGGCTTCAACGTCACCCGCCAGGCGATCACCAAGCACCTGCGTGTCATGAAGGAAGCGGGTCTCGTGCGCAGCAGACGACACGGGCGCGAGAACGTGTGGCGGTTGTCCACACAGCGCCTTGCAGACGCTCGCCACTACCTCGATCTCATCTCCACGCAGTGGGACGATGCGCTTGGCAGGTCGCGCGAGTTCGTCGAGAAATGA
- a CDS encoding ArgE/DapE family deacylase: MTSRISETLEQAVRQEVERGWFDQVAHLQALVREPSVLGHEAGAQRVMRRAFGDLGLEVHAFEPDIGTLCGLRGFSPPEWGYQGRPNVVGIWRAAASGGRSLVLNGHVDVVSAEPLSGWHRDPWGAEIVGERLYGRGACDMKSGLCAMTAAVRALRAAGVRLRGDVILQSVIEEECTGNGTLACLDRGFTGDGCVIVEPHYGQALVAQVGVLWCRVTVRGVAGHVKATQAGVNAIEKVYVFIRALRDLEHRMNAHKPPVFADVAWPINFNPGVIRGGDWPSSVPAECTLEFRMGFYPEMSVEEAKALVRRTLGDAVREDPWFRDHPPDIAFYGFHAEGMSMDFTASPVIQTLSAAHQHVTGRRLTPSVLTATTDARFFHLYYGVPVTCYGARGAGSHGADEYVELPTVREATHVLAAFIPEWCGIV, encoded by the coding sequence GTGACGAGCCGGATCTCGGAGACACTCGAGCAGGCAGTCCGCCAAGAGGTCGAGCGCGGTTGGTTCGACCAGGTCGCGCACCTCCAGGCCCTCGTCCGGGAGCCCAGCGTGCTCGGGCACGAGGCGGGTGCGCAGCGCGTGATGCGGCGCGCCTTCGGCGATCTGGGACTTGAGGTGCACGCGTTCGAGCCCGACATCGGGACGTTGTGCGGCCTCCGGGGCTTCTCCCCTCCGGAATGGGGGTACCAGGGTCGGCCGAACGTCGTCGGGATCTGGCGCGCGGCGGCGTCCGGGGGCCGCTCGCTCGTGCTGAACGGTCACGTCGACGTCGTGAGCGCGGAGCCGCTGTCGGGATGGCATCGCGACCCCTGGGGCGCCGAGATCGTGGGTGAACGGCTCTACGGCCGTGGGGCTTGCGACATGAAATCCGGCCTGTGCGCCATGACCGCGGCCGTCCGGGCCCTGCGGGCGGCCGGTGTGCGGCTCCGCGGTGACGTCATCTTGCAGTCGGTCATCGAGGAAGAGTGCACCGGCAACGGCACGCTCGCCTGTCTCGATCGCGGCTTCACGGGCGACGGGTGCGTGATCGTCGAGCCGCACTACGGCCAGGCCCTCGTCGCTCAGGTTGGCGTGCTCTGGTGTCGAGTGACGGTCCGGGGGGTCGCCGGGCACGTCAAGGCGACGCAGGCCGGGGTCAACGCGATCGAAAAGGTGTACGTGTTCATCCGGGCGCTGCGCGACTTGGAGCACCGCATGAACGCCCACAAACCACCGGTGTTCGCGGACGTGGCGTGGCCGATCAACTTCAACCCCGGGGTGATCCGCGGCGGTGACTGGCCGTCGTCAGTCCCCGCCGAATGCACGCTCGAGTTCCGGATGGGCTTTTATCCGGAGATGAGCGTGGAGGAAGCAAAGGCGCTGGTTCGCCGCACCCTCGGGGATGCCGTGCGGGAGGACCCGTGGTTTCGAGACCACCCGCCTGACATCGCGTTCTACGGGTTTCACGCCGAAGGGATGTCGATGGACTTCACGGCGTCACCGGTCATTCAAACGTTGAGCGCGGCGCACCAACATGTGACGGGACGGCGCCTCACACCAAGCGTGCTCACGGCGACCACCGACGCCCGGTTCTTCCATCTCTACTATGGTGTTCCCGTGACCTGTTACGGCGCTCGGGGCGCGGGTTCGCACGGAGCGGACGAGTACGTCGAGCTTCCCACCGTGCGGGAAGCGACGCACGTGCTCGCCGCGTTCATCCCCGAGTGGTGCGGCATCGTGTAG